In a genomic window of Roseiflexus castenholzii DSM 13941:
- a CDS encoding sensor domain-containing diguanylate cyclase: protein MDIESLRAENEALKARISDLERALQHAQDESRSPLFSAAPDCFTALHETALTIMRHLDLNDVLEAIVLHATRLAGTSDGYIDLLSPDGTQMEMKIGVGWYAEHCREPIDIGDGIGGRVWQTGKPMIVRDYRTWEGRVPFLDSSSIGTIVAVPLRSGSTVIGVLGISYFESDRPVADALVDMLLRFADLAAIAIGNARLYTIVQNELAERRRIEAELRENEQQLRRLYAITRRQAQELHLIGQVREAIAREIDLPALFRVVVESINATFGYTLVCIYLRDGDNLILQHQVGYPSPINRIPLDKGVISRTILSGRPTLITDVRSDPNFIGVMDNITSEICVPLCDQERVIGALNIESVDGVVLTEDDLRLITELTGHINVAIERARLYEQLWRRVQQLDALYDIMTDMIGNLDLDAVLQTIVTRMIALLRATHGMIALYDPEQRNLRIHYSTGMDHNYANKRLALGEGLIGKVALTRQPLVVYNYEHWEGQSPVFRSMPSSNVLAAPLLAGDELIGTLSVGDVSLARVFTNDDIRLLSMFAQQATIAIKNARLFAEVQHLAITDPLMGIYNRRYFFSAAAREFERARRHRHTLAILIADLDNFKQINDHYGHPIGDQVLQAVSNTFRRELRSIDLLARYGGEEIIVLLPETDCSGVIRVVERLRSRLLEAIATERGAIHITASFGAAVSQRINAPDVETLIGSADRALLRAKQQGKDRLVIWCDACAANGVCLLAPPEACDRRITVVSSTNTSPEKTA, encoded by the coding sequence ATGGATATTGAATCGCTCCGTGCAGAGAATGAGGCGCTCAAGGCTCGCATCAGCGATCTCGAACGCGCCTTGCAGCACGCACAGGACGAAAGTCGTTCCCCTCTCTTTTCCGCTGCTCCCGATTGCTTCACGGCGCTTCATGAGACGGCATTGACAATCATGAGGCATCTCGATCTGAATGACGTTCTTGAGGCAATCGTGCTGCACGCGACGCGGCTGGCAGGCACAAGCGACGGGTACATCGATCTCCTATCGCCTGATGGAACGCAGATGGAGATGAAGATCGGAGTCGGCTGGTATGCCGAACATTGTCGTGAACCGATCGATATCGGTGACGGCATCGGCGGCAGAGTCTGGCAAACCGGCAAACCAATGATCGTCCGGGATTACCGCACCTGGGAAGGGCGCGTTCCCTTTCTGGACTCTTCGAGCATAGGAACCATCGTTGCCGTGCCACTTCGGTCGGGATCGACCGTCATCGGAGTATTGGGCATCTCGTACTTCGAGTCGGATCGTCCGGTTGCCGACGCGCTTGTGGATATGCTGCTGCGTTTTGCCGATCTGGCAGCGATTGCGATTGGCAATGCGCGTCTCTACACCATCGTGCAGAACGAACTGGCGGAACGACGCCGGATCGAAGCCGAACTGCGCGAGAACGAGCAACAACTGCGGCGTCTCTATGCCATTACGAGGCGTCAGGCGCAGGAATTGCACCTGATCGGTCAGGTGCGCGAAGCCATCGCGCGCGAAATCGATCTTCCGGCGCTGTTTCGCGTCGTTGTCGAATCGATCAATGCAACCTTCGGGTATACGCTGGTTTGCATCTATCTCCGTGATGGCGACAACTTGATCCTCCAGCATCAGGTGGGCTATCCTTCGCCCATTAATCGTATTCCGCTCGATAAGGGCGTGATTAGCCGCACAATCCTCAGCGGACGACCGACGTTGATCACCGATGTGCGCAGTGACCCCAATTTCATCGGTGTGATGGATAATATCACGTCCGAAATCTGCGTCCCGCTGTGCGATCAGGAGCGCGTCATCGGCGCACTCAATATCGAGAGCGTTGATGGCGTCGTGCTGACCGAAGACGACCTGCGTCTGATAACCGAGCTGACCGGGCACATTAATGTTGCCATCGAGCGCGCTCGACTCTATGAACAACTATGGCGGCGCGTGCAGCAACTCGACGCGCTCTACGACATCATGACCGATATGATTGGCAACCTGGACCTCGACGCAGTGTTGCAAACCATCGTCACACGGATGATTGCGCTATTGCGCGCAACACACGGCATGATTGCCCTGTATGATCCAGAGCAACGCAATTTGCGCATCCACTACAGCACCGGCATGGATCACAATTACGCAAACAAGCGCCTGGCTCTCGGCGAAGGTTTGATCGGCAAAGTGGCGCTAACGCGCCAGCCGCTGGTGGTGTACAACTACGAACACTGGGAGGGACAGTCGCCGGTGTTTCGTTCGATGCCATCATCGAATGTGCTGGCGGCGCCGCTGCTGGCGGGTGACGAATTGATTGGAACATTGAGCGTGGGTGATGTCAGTCTTGCGCGCGTGTTTACCAATGATGATATTCGCCTGCTCAGCATGTTCGCGCAGCAAGCGACGATTGCCATCAAGAATGCGCGATTGTTTGCCGAAGTGCAGCATCTGGCAATCACCGATCCTTTGATGGGCATCTACAACCGGCGCTACTTCTTCAGCGCAGCAGCGCGTGAGTTCGAGCGTGCGCGGCGTCATCGCCACACACTGGCAATTCTGATCGCCGACCTCGATAACTTCAAACAGATCAATGATCATTACGGTCATCCCATCGGCGATCAGGTGTTGCAGGCAGTCAGCAACACTTTTCGTCGTGAGCTGCGCTCGATCGATCTGCTTGCGCGCTATGGCGGCGAAGAAATCATTGTGTTGCTGCCCGAAACCGATTGCAGCGGCGTTATCCGGGTCGTTGAACGCTTGCGGTCGCGTCTGCTGGAAGCGATTGCAACCGAACGCGGCGCGATCCACATCACTGCCAGTTTTGGCGCGGCAGTGAGTCAACGCATCAACGCGCCGGATGTCGAAACGCTCATTGGTTCCGCCGATCGGGCGCTGCTGCGCGCCAAGCAGCAGGGCAAAGATCGCCTCGTGATCTGGTGCGACGCATGCGCCGCCAATGGCGTGTGCCTTCTCGCTCCGCCAGAAGCGTGTGATCGCCGCATAACGGTTGTTTCCTCCACGAATACGTCCCCGGAGAAGACGGCGTAA
- a CDS encoding glycosyltransferase family 4 protein: MTILYFIPRYDPALMGNRIHAEVIDAWRDHGIDAEVITLAAGIARLSSEVQEGIVVHRLPVSSAMALKGLNRALAFPTGYPYLAGALVHYRRFIATRRYDLVHVETAFPLGLVAALTLRSIHPPLAVTLPGADIMSVPEFDYGYARFLAVRVLLPFVFRRSATLRADSPQIRSLAVRLGAPPAKVVAIPYNITADSYPPAGVEIETLRRQSRNDICARYNLDPSRPIIVSLNRLHPFKGIEYLVESVPHIRAGGIDPQVLIVGPNRSTQRFGDYGAYLRRRAEDLGVASAVIFTGGIPHDQAMAHLAAADVVVVPSVSESFSRVVVEAAAVGTPPIVTSTTGVSEYVAASECGIVVPPRSGEAIGAALVRLLRDRSLWETYARRGPTMAAAFNSRTIAEQLLCLYAPFLSGKGETAPAG, translated from the coding sequence ATGACGATTCTCTACTTCATACCACGTTACGATCCGGCACTGATGGGCAATCGCATTCACGCCGAGGTAATCGATGCCTGGCGTGACCATGGGATCGATGCCGAGGTGATCACGCTCGCCGCAGGCATTGCTCGCCTGAGCAGCGAGGTCCAGGAAGGCATCGTCGTTCATCGGCTGCCGGTCAGTTCCGCTATGGCGCTGAAGGGTCTCAACCGCGCGCTGGCGTTTCCAACCGGATACCCCTATCTGGCGGGCGCACTTGTCCACTACCGGCGCTTCATTGCAACGCGCCGCTACGATCTCGTGCATGTCGAGACGGCATTTCCGCTTGGTCTGGTCGCTGCACTGACACTGCGCTCGATCCATCCGCCGCTCGCCGTGACGCTGCCCGGCGCCGACATTATGAGCGTGCCGGAGTTCGATTATGGGTACGCCCGATTTCTTGCGGTGCGTGTGCTGCTTCCTTTTGTGTTTCGACGCAGCGCTACGCTGCGCGCCGATTCGCCGCAGATCCGCTCGCTGGCAGTGCGATTGGGCGCGCCACCCGCGAAAGTGGTCGCTATTCCCTACAATATTACTGCTGACAGTTATCCCCCTGCTGGCGTCGAGATCGAAACACTTCGCCGGCAGAGCAGAAACGACATCTGCGCACGCTACAACCTCGATCCCTCCCGTCCAATTATTGTCAGCCTGAACCGCCTGCATCCGTTCAAGGGGATTGAATATCTGGTGGAGTCCGTTCCTCATATCCGCGCTGGCGGCATCGATCCACAGGTGCTGATTGTGGGTCCGAATCGCAGCACGCAACGGTTTGGCGACTATGGCGCATACCTGCGTCGTCGTGCAGAGGATCTGGGAGTCGCATCGGCGGTGATCTTCACCGGCGGTATTCCGCACGATCAGGCGATGGCGCATCTGGCTGCCGCCGATGTTGTTGTTGTCCCGTCGGTCTCCGAGTCGTTCAGCCGGGTAGTGGTCGAGGCGGCGGCGGTCGGCACGCCGCCGATTGTCACATCGACAACCGGCGTCAGTGAGTACGTCGCTGCGTCCGAATGCGGGATCGTTGTGCCGCCACGCAGCGGGGAAGCGATCGGCGCGGCATTGGTGCGCCTGCTGCGCGATCGATCGCTGTGGGAAACGTATGCGCGTCGGGGACCCACAATGGCGGCGGCGTTCAATTCGCGCACGATCGCCGAACAACTGTTGTGCCTCTATGCGCCATTCCTGTCGGGCAAAGGAGAGACGGCGCCTGCCGGCTAA
- a CDS encoding glycosyltransferase: MRICYVAYPNSLRLRSANAVQTHATLRALKTLAPDTLAIVPRVETGPSAFDGLALHLPRIGIGRLSRLYRSTLWYYAERSAYAWLVLATLLWLRLARRRCFDVIYVREVICALWLSLLAPRLTGARVVYEVHDLESRNPSRAKERWVQPLLHLIDRLTLMRPAALTSLTGAFRDLLAWLGVRSRCEVAVLPDAYDETIYTPQDRDAARRALGLPDEPIIVYAGLTFAYRGVDLLLDALADVPGARLILVGGRDRERAALIAQAQRSGIGERVMFAGVQPQDRIPLYLAAADVLVIPDTVTDVTASPLKLFEYMAMERAVVCPDLLALREITGGDGALHFPRGDRAALAVALRMLLDDPAKRQALAKCGRERVAPYTYTQRAARLLAVCERVAQQRNGVCVADV, translated from the coding sequence ATGCGCATCTGTTATGTCGCCTACCCCAACAGTCTGCGGCTGCGTTCTGCCAATGCAGTGCAGACCCACGCCACCCTGCGGGCGCTGAAGACGCTGGCGCCGGATACGCTCGCAATCGTACCGCGAGTCGAAACCGGTCCCAGCGCATTCGACGGGCTGGCGCTCCACCTGCCGCGGATTGGAATCGGGCGCCTGTCGCGGCTCTATCGCTCGACTCTCTGGTACTACGCCGAGCGCAGCGCCTACGCCTGGCTCGTGCTGGCGACGCTGCTCTGGCTGCGCCTGGCGCGTCGCCGGTGTTTTGATGTCATTTATGTGCGTGAAGTCATCTGCGCGTTGTGGTTGTCGCTACTTGCGCCACGTCTGACCGGCGCGCGCGTGGTGTACGAGGTGCACGACCTGGAGAGCCGCAACCCGTCGCGCGCGAAAGAGCGTTGGGTGCAGCCGCTGCTCCACCTGATCGACCGCCTGACGTTGATGCGACCGGCGGCATTGACCTCACTCACCGGTGCGTTCCGTGATCTGCTGGCATGGCTTGGGGTGCGCAGTCGGTGCGAGGTTGCCGTCTTGCCCGATGCCTATGATGAAACGATCTACACGCCGCAGGATCGCGATGCTGCTCGACGCGCACTCGGGCTGCCGGATGAACCGATCATCGTCTATGCCGGGTTGACCTTCGCCTATCGCGGGGTTGATCTGCTGCTCGATGCCCTGGCGGATGTTCCCGGCGCGCGATTGATCCTGGTCGGCGGGCGCGACCGGGAGCGCGCCGCGCTTATCGCGCAGGCGCAGCGTTCCGGCATCGGCGAACGGGTGATGTTTGCGGGGGTGCAGCCGCAGGATCGGATACCGCTCTACCTGGCAGCCGCCGATGTACTGGTCATTCCCGATACCGTCACCGATGTGACGGCTTCACCGCTGAAGTTGTTCGAGTACATGGCAATGGAACGCGCCGTCGTGTGCCCCGACCTCCTGGCGCTGCGTGAGATCACCGGCGGTGATGGCGCACTCCATTTCCCTCGCGGTGATCGCGCGGCGCTGGCAGTCGCACTGCGCATGTTGCTCGATGATCCTGCAAAACGGCAGGCGCTGGCGAAATGCGGGCGAGAACGAGTAGCGCCGTACACCTACACGCAACGCGCCGCGCGCCTTCTCGCTGTATGCGAACGAGTGGCGCAGCAACGCAACGGGGTGTGCGTTGCGGATGTGTGA
- a CDS encoding alanine racemase has product MNGQTYVTAFTNRYGVGPEGPINDFISRRGDRLLLADQIDLNAMAARYGAPLEVVYCPQITVQIERMREWAEAARARSGYAGDFIYAYATKANFAEEVVRTAISSGAHYETSAAADVAIAHYLWQQGVLPSDRFIFCNGSKDHAYIAAIVTLRHAGFARVVPVIDDLDELETLLAMCREPLLLGVRERHTPADVDVNHPGGERFGLTPDEIARVVERLHHTPHRLVMYHAMVGSQIEDPERWNERLARSAEAYARLRQRAPSLWLFNFGGGMPTSAYSLDFRFDYAGFLDRLMTMLAAVCDTHHIPQPTLVGEFGRYTVASHNVFIMEVGRVKCGQGAAPDWVLLNGSLMVALPDSLIVPGQEFIILPLDGWDQPVRPVRLAGRLTCDSDDFFPRPGAPPLLLPEPYPGQKIAFFGVGAYQQMIAGRGGAHHCLTPEMRRIIIERDEDALVVREIAPQNVGQIMGLLGYARETLELPTPQHERMPAERRAPREPIRAPRPARRRNVLRNAPPVRYGAERRGWGVRVRG; this is encoded by the coding sequence TTGAATGGGCAGACCTACGTCACCGCGTTCACCAACCGTTATGGCGTCGGACCCGAAGGACCGATCAACGATTTTATCAGCCGCCGTGGCGATCGCCTGCTGCTGGCGGATCAAATCGATCTCAATGCGATGGCGGCGCGCTACGGCGCACCGCTCGAAGTCGTCTATTGCCCGCAGATCACAGTGCAGATCGAGCGCATGCGCGAGTGGGCGGAAGCGGCGCGTGCCCGCAGCGGGTATGCCGGCGACTTCATCTACGCATATGCAACGAAGGCCAATTTTGCCGAAGAAGTCGTGCGCACTGCCATCAGTTCGGGCGCACATTATGAGACCTCAGCGGCAGCAGATGTTGCCATTGCGCATTATCTCTGGCAGCAGGGGGTCCTGCCGTCGGATCGCTTCATTTTCTGCAACGGCTCGAAGGATCATGCTTACATCGCTGCAATCGTCACATTGCGCCACGCAGGGTTCGCGCGCGTCGTGCCGGTGATCGACGATCTCGATGAACTCGAGACGTTGCTGGCTATGTGCCGTGAGCCATTGCTCCTCGGCGTTCGCGAGCGCCACACCCCTGCCGATGTCGATGTCAACCATCCTGGCGGCGAGCGGTTTGGGTTGACGCCAGATGAGATTGCGCGCGTCGTCGAGCGGTTGCATCACACGCCGCATCGTCTGGTGATGTATCACGCAATGGTCGGGAGTCAGATCGAGGACCCTGAGCGGTGGAATGAGCGTCTGGCGCGCTCGGCAGAGGCGTATGCCCGCCTGCGGCAGCGCGCGCCATCGCTCTGGCTGTTCAACTTTGGCGGCGGTATGCCGACGTCCGCCTATTCGCTCGATTTTCGTTTCGACTATGCTGGCTTCCTCGATCGCCTGATGACGATGCTGGCGGCAGTGTGCGACACCCATCATATTCCACAGCCGACACTGGTTGGTGAATTTGGTCGCTATACCGTCGCATCGCACAATGTGTTCATTATGGAAGTCGGTCGGGTCAAGTGCGGTCAGGGCGCTGCGCCGGATTGGGTATTGCTCAATGGCAGCCTGATGGTTGCATTGCCCGACAGCCTGATCGTGCCGGGGCAAGAGTTCATCATCCTGCCGCTCGACGGATGGGACCAACCGGTGCGTCCGGTGCGGCTTGCGGGCCGGTTGACGTGCGACAGCGACGACTTCTTTCCACGACCGGGGGCGCCGCCGCTGCTGTTGCCCGAACCGTACCCTGGTCAGAAGATTGCGTTTTTCGGCGTTGGCGCGTACCAGCAGATGATCGCCGGTCGCGGCGGGGCACACCACTGCCTGACGCCGGAAATGCGGCGGATCATCATCGAGCGAGACGAGGATGCGCTGGTCGTGCGCGAGATCGCGCCACAGAACGTGGGGCAGATTATGGGATTGTTGGGGTATGCCCGCGAGACATTGGAACTGCCGACGCCCCAGCACGAGCGCATGCCGGCGGAACGTCGCGCGCCACGCGAGCCGATCCGTGCGCCACGTCCGGCACGACGCCGGAATGTGCTGCGCAATGCCCCGCCGGTGCGCTATGGCGCTGAGAGGCGAGGTTGGGGGGTGAGGGTCAGGGGTTAG
- a CDS encoding MGDG synthase family glycosyltransferase, with translation MNHRILILSTSAGSGHKAAAAALEKVFRQSPQVAELVNLDALERTNELYRAFYSDLYLRLVQERPQLVGWWYQASDEPWKTDAFRLLFDRINADPLTRFIREFKPTITVCTHFMPAGIVAQLLAEETLDTRLAIVTTDYDFHSMWLSPRFNRYFVALEETKVHLMALGLPEDRITISGIPVDPAFEEPVDRDAALARYHLRSDLPTLLLSAGAAGIGPAREAVQQILQMSTPSQVIVVCGRNEELRAELVELVEPQAKRFRVLGFTDDMHVLMRIATILIGKPGGLTSSEAMAAGLPMVIIAPIPGQEERNSDHLLEEGVALRCNQMTTLAYKIDRLLQNPERLARMRENTRNIGRPDAARVIVETLLHEDNEPVTLQEPTPPIRVLPLRINIADLFSPPLRDDDQFVIADAQSDAPIGVVTGKEMRVLFDNLEMESIEDTDFYLNRETLALLEERGASATLLDVLQRALGARSECDVRWRRGTSVGE, from the coding sequence GTGAACCACCGCATCCTTATTCTGTCCACCAGCGCCGGTTCGGGGCATAAAGCCGCCGCCGCCGCGCTCGAAAAGGTCTTCCGACAATCGCCGCAGGTGGCGGAACTGGTCAACCTTGACGCTCTTGAACGCACCAACGAACTGTACCGCGCTTTCTACTCCGACCTTTACCTGCGCCTGGTACAAGAACGGCCCCAACTCGTTGGCTGGTGGTATCAGGCAAGCGACGAACCGTGGAAGACCGACGCTTTCCGGTTGCTGTTCGACCGGATCAACGCCGACCCGCTGACGCGCTTCATCCGTGAGTTCAAACCGACAATCACCGTCTGCACACACTTTATGCCGGCCGGCATTGTTGCGCAGTTGCTGGCGGAGGAAACCCTCGATACACGCCTTGCGATCGTGACCACCGATTACGACTTTCATTCGATGTGGCTCAGCCCGCGGTTTAACCGCTACTTCGTGGCACTGGAAGAAACAAAAGTGCACCTGATGGCGCTTGGGCTGCCGGAGGATCGGATTACTATTTCCGGCATTCCCGTCGATCCGGCGTTCGAGGAGCCAGTCGACCGGGATGCGGCGCTGGCACGCTACCATCTGCGATCTGATCTGCCAACGTTGTTGCTCTCGGCGGGCGCTGCGGGGATCGGTCCGGCGCGTGAGGCAGTGCAGCAGATATTGCAGATGAGCACGCCATCACAGGTGATTGTCGTGTGCGGAAGGAATGAAGAATTGCGCGCAGAGCTGGTCGAACTGGTCGAGCCGCAGGCGAAGCGTTTCCGCGTGCTTGGTTTCACCGATGACATGCATGTGTTGATGCGCATTGCAACCATCCTGATCGGCAAGCCCGGCGGGTTGACCTCGTCGGAAGCCATGGCAGCCGGGCTGCCGATGGTGATCATTGCGCCGATCCCCGGTCAGGAGGAGCGCAACAGCGATCATTTGCTCGAAGAAGGGGTGGCGTTGCGCTGTAACCAAATGACGACGCTGGCGTACAAAATTGATCGTCTGCTTCAGAATCCCGAACGCCTGGCGCGCATGCGGGAAAACACGCGCAACATTGGTCGCCCCGACGCTGCGCGTGTGATTGTCGAGACGCTCCTGCACGAGGATAATGAACCGGTGACGCTTCAGGAGCCGACGCCGCCTATTCGCGTTTTGCCGCTACGGATCAATATTGCTGACCTGTTCAGCCCGCCGTTGAGGGATGACGATCAGTTTGTCATCGCTGATGCGCAGAGCGATGCGCCGATTGGTGTCGTCACGGGCAAAGAGATGCGCGTGTTGTTCGATAACCTGGAGATGGAAAGCATCGAGGACACCGATTTCTACCTCAACCGCGAGACGCTGGCGCTCCTTGAGGAACGCGGCGCAAGCGCAACGCTGCTCGACGTGCTGCAACGCGCTCTTGGCGCTCGCAGTGAGTGCGATGTCCGCTGGCGACGGGGAACGAGTGTGGGGGAGTGA
- a CDS encoding ATP-binding protein → MLIPRPTVINQITRLLAIHPIVALLGPRQCGKTTVARMVGEQQASTYFDLENPVDIRRLSAPLTVLETLSGLIIIDEVQQRPDLFQLLRVLVDRPQNNARFLLLGFASPHLVRSASESLAGRIGFVDLSGFDLTEVGVAQRDRLWVRGGFPRSFLADDDPSSMAWREAFIRTFLERDIPQLGITIPAEALRRFWTMVAHFHGQQWNAAEFARSLGASESTARRYLDILGGAYMVRVLPPWFENLGKRQVRSPKVYIRDSGILHGLLHLETLADVQSHPKLGASWEGFAVEQIIRLLDTRDAYFWATHSGAELDLLVHLRGRRYGFEIKYADAPGVTRSMRIALSDLGLEHLWVIYPGRQEYALTTQITVLPLDALPRIASALR, encoded by the coding sequence ATGCTCATTCCACGCCCTACGGTTATCAATCAGATTACGCGCCTGCTGGCGATCCACCCGATTGTCGCCCTTCTGGGTCCGCGACAATGCGGCAAGACGACGGTAGCGCGGATGGTTGGCGAGCAGCAAGCGTCTACCTATTTTGACCTTGAAAATCCGGTGGATATACGGCGTCTCTCTGCGCCGTTGACCGTTTTAGAAACCCTCTCCGGGCTGATCATCATCGATGAGGTGCAGCAACGCCCTGATCTCTTCCAGTTGCTGCGCGTGCTGGTTGATCGTCCACAGAACAACGCCCGGTTTTTGCTCCTGGGATTCGCCTCGCCGCATCTTGTACGCAGCGCGTCGGAGTCGTTGGCGGGTCGCATCGGATTCGTGGATCTTTCAGGGTTCGATCTGACCGAAGTAGGCGTGGCGCAACGCGACCGGCTTTGGGTGCGCGGCGGCTTTCCCCGGTCGTTTCTCGCCGATGACGATCCAAGCAGTATGGCATGGCGCGAGGCGTTCATCCGAACATTTCTGGAACGCGATATTCCGCAGTTGGGGATTACTATTCCTGCGGAAGCCCTGCGCCGCTTCTGGACAATGGTCGCCCACTTTCACGGTCAGCAATGGAACGCCGCCGAATTCGCGCGCTCGCTGGGCGCATCCGAGTCCACTGCACGACGCTACCTGGATATTCTGGGCGGCGCGTATATGGTGCGTGTGCTGCCGCCGTGGTTCGAGAATCTGGGGAAGCGACAGGTCAGGTCGCCTAAAGTATACATCCGGGACAGTGGCATTTTGCATGGACTATTGCACTTGGAAACGCTGGCTGACGTTCAGTCGCATCCCAAACTGGGCGCTTCGTGGGAGGGATTCGCTGTTGAACAGATCATTCGACTGCTGGATACGCGCGATGCATATTTCTGGGCAACCCATAGCGGCGCCGAACTCGATCTGCTGGTCCATCTCCGCGGCAGGCGTTATGGGTTCGAGATCAAATATGCCGATGCTCCTGGCGTCACCCGTTCGATGCGTATTGCCCTGAGCGACCTGGGTCTGGAACACCTGTGGGTCATCTATCCAGGGAGGCAGGAGTACGCCCTCACCACGCAGATCACCGTCTTGCCGCTTGATGCATTGCCTCGCATAGCATCGGCATTGCGTTAG
- a CDS encoding branched-chain amino acid transaminase, whose amino-acid sequence MTSNRFAFFNGEFVPIEQAQVSVMTAALNYGLGVFEGIRAYWNADDGQLYVFHLREHMERLRRSCNIMFMNLPYSVDELYDLTVELLRREAFREDAYIRPLVFKSDHTIAVRLNNMTDAFVLYAVPFGQYIPGTAVRACVSSWRRIEDNIMPSRAKVSGGYVNSALAKTEALLNGYDEAIVLGGDGQVSEASAANLYIVRNGALITPPITSDILEGITRRVVAHLAQAELGVPVIERPIDRTELYVAEEAFFCGTGAEVKPIIEIDRRPVGSGAVGEITARLAELYSAVVRGCLPAYRAWCTPVYIDEGA is encoded by the coding sequence ATGACCTCCAACCGTTTTGCGTTCTTCAACGGGGAATTTGTTCCAATCGAACAGGCGCAAGTCAGTGTGATGACTGCGGCGCTGAACTATGGTCTCGGTGTCTTCGAAGGCATTCGCGCCTACTGGAATGCCGATGATGGTCAGTTGTACGTTTTCCATCTCCGCGAACACATGGAACGTCTGAGACGCTCGTGCAACATCATGTTCATGAATCTGCCCTACAGCGTCGATGAACTGTACGATCTGACCGTAGAACTGCTTCGACGTGAAGCCTTTCGTGAGGACGCCTATATTCGTCCGCTGGTCTTCAAGAGCGACCATACTATCGCTGTTCGCCTCAACAATATGACCGACGCCTTTGTGCTCTACGCCGTTCCCTTTGGTCAATACATTCCCGGAACGGCAGTGCGCGCATGCGTATCCTCCTGGCGGCGCATCGAGGACAATATCATGCCATCGCGCGCAAAGGTCTCCGGTGGGTATGTGAACTCGGCGCTGGCGAAGACGGAGGCGCTACTCAACGGCTACGATGAAGCGATTGTGCTCGGCGGCGACGGGCAGGTCTCGGAGGCGAGCGCGGCGAACCTGTATATTGTGCGCAACGGCGCTCTCATTACGCCGCCGATCACCAGCGATATTCTCGAAGGGATCACCCGGCGCGTGGTGGCGCACCTGGCGCAGGCGGAGCTGGGTGTGCCGGTGATCGAGCGACCCATCGATCGCACCGAGTTGTATGTGGCGGAGGAAGCCTTCTTCTGCGGCACCGGCGCCGAAGTCAAACCGATTATCGAGATCGACCGGCGACCGGTGGGGAGTGGCGCTGTTGGCGAGATTACTGCGCGCCTGGCGGAATTGTATAGCGCTGTGGTGCGTGGATGCCTGCCCGCCTACCGCGCTTGGTGTACGCCGGTGTACATCGACGAAGGAGCATGA